The following proteins are co-located in the Phyllostomus discolor isolate MPI-MPIP mPhyDis1 chromosome 1, mPhyDis1.pri.v3, whole genome shotgun sequence genome:
- the HYPK gene encoding huntingtin-interacting protein K isoform X2, which produces MATEGDVELELETETSGPERPPEKPRKHDSGAADLERVTDYAEEKEIQSSNLETGEGTGKSHHQEGRSGAHCE; this is translated from the exons ATGGCGACCGAGGGAGACGTGGAGTTGGAGTTGGAGACCGAGACCAGTGGTCCGGAGAGGCCTCCTGAAAAGCCACGAAAGCATGACAGTGGTGCGGCAGACCTGGAGAGAGTCACCGACTATGCGGAGGAGAAGGAGATCCAAAGTTCCAACCTGGAGACG ggagaaggaacTGGCAAAAGTCACCATCAAGAAGGAAGATCTGGAGCTCATTGTGAGTAG
- the HYPK gene encoding huntingtin-interacting protein K isoform X1 codes for MATEGDVELELETETSGPERPPEKPRKHDSGAADLERVTDYAEEKEIQSSNLETAMSVIGDRRSREQKAKQEREKELAKVTIKKEDLELIMTEMEISRAAAERSLREHMGNVVEALIALTN; via the exons ATGGCGACCGAGGGAGACGTGGAGTTGGAGTTGGAGACCGAGACCAGTGGTCCGGAGAGGCCTCCTGAAAAGCCACGAAAGCATGACAGTGGTGCGGCAGACCTGGAGAGAGTCACCGACTATGCGGAGGAGAAGGAGATCCAAAGTTCCAACCTGGAGACG GCCATGTCCGTGATTGGAGACAGACGTTCTCGGGAGCAGAAAGCTAAACAAGAGCG ggagaaggaacTGGCAAAAGTCACCATCAAGAAGGAAGATCTGGAGCTCATT ATGACAGAGATGGAGATCTCACGAGCAGCAGCAGAACGGAGCTTGAGGGAACACATGGGCAACGTGGTAGAGGCTCTtattgctctaaccaactga
- the MFAP1 gene encoding microfibrillar-associated protein 1, translating to MNMSAPSALMKQPPIQSTAGAVPVRNEKGEISMEKVKVKRYVSGKRPDYAPMESSDEEDEEFQFIKKAKEQEAEPEEQEEDSSSDPRLRRLQNRISEDVEERLARHRKIVEPEVVGESDSEVEGDAWRMEREDSSEEEEEEIDDEEIERRRGMMRQRAQERKNEEMEVMEVEDEGRSGEESESESEYEEYTDSEDEMEPRLKPVFIRKKDRVTVQEREAEALKQKELEQEAKRMAEERRKYTLKIVEEETKKELEENKRSLAALDALNTDDENDEEEYEAWKVRELKRIKRDREDREALEKEKAEIERMRNLTEEERRAELRANGKVITNKAVKGKYKFLQKYYHRGAFFMDEDEEVYKRDFSAPTLEDHFNKTILPKVMQVKNFGRSGRTKYTHLVDQDTTSFDSAWGQESAQNTKFFKQKAAGVRDVFERPSAKKRKTT from the exons ATGAACATGTCGGCCCCAAGCGCACTCATGAAACAACCGCCCATTCAGTCCACGGCCGGAGCCGTCCCTGTTCGTAATGAGAAAG GTGAGATTTCGATGGAAAAAGTGAAGGTAAAACGTTATGTGTCGGGAAAGAGGCCAGACTATGCCCCTATGGAGTCCTCAGATGAGGAGGATGAAGAATTTCAGTTCATCAAGAAAGCCAAAGAAcaagaagcagagcctgaggaACAGGAGGAGGATTCATCTAGCGACCCTCGGCTACGGCGTCTGCAGAACCGTATTAGTGAAGATGTGGAAGAGAG ACTGGCTCGACATCGGAAAATAGTGGAACCTGAAGTGGTAGGAGAAAGTGACTCAGAAGTAGAAGGAGATGCTTGGCGCATGGAACGAGAAGATAGcagtgaagaagaagaagaagaaattgatgATGAG GAAATAGAACGGCGTCGTGGCATGATGCGTCAGCGAgcacaggagagaaaaaatgaagagatggaaGTCATGGAAGTGGAAGATGAGGGACGTTCTGGGGAGGAGTCTGAGTCCGAGTCTGAGTATGAGGAATACACAGACAGTGAGGATGAGATGGAGCCTCGCCTGAAGCCAGTCTTCATTCGAAA GAAGGACCGAGTAACAGTTCAAGAGCGTGAGGCTGAAGCATTAAAACAGAAGGAGCTGGAGCAAGAGGCAAAACGCATGGCTGAGGAGAGGCGCAAATACACACTCAAG ATTGTAGAAGAGGAGACCAAGAAAGAGCTGGAGGAAAACAAACGATCCCTGGCTGCATTGGATGCACTGAATACTGATGATGAAAACGATGAGGAGGAATATGAGGCATGGAAAGTTCGGGAGCTAAAGAGAATCAAGAGGGACAGAGAAGATCGAGAAGC GCTTGAGAAGGAGAAAGCAGAAATTGAACGCATGCGAAACCTTACTGAGGAAGAGAGGCGAGCTGAGCTTCGAGCAAATGGCAAAGTTATTACCAACAAAGCTGTTAAGGGCAAATACAAGTTCTTACAGAAGTACTATCACCGGGGTGCCTTCTTCATG GATGAGGATGAAGAAGTATATAAGAGAGATTTCAGTGCACCTACCCTGGAGGATCATTTCAACAAAACCATTCTTCCCAAAGTCATGCAG GTCAAGAACTTTGGGCGTTCTGGTCGTACCAAATACACCCACCTTGTGGATCAGGATACCACCTCCTTTGACTCAGCATGGGGCCAAGAGAGTGCCCAGAACACAAAGTTCTTTAAACAAAAGGCAGCTGGGGTACGAGATGTATTTGAACGGCCATCTGCCAAGAAACGGAAAACTACTTAA